In Aequorivita sp. H23M31, a single window of DNA contains:
- a CDS encoding efflux RND transporter periplasmic adaptor subunit translates to MKKYIVYIAILLVGLLLGYLFFGNTKDVNTHTAESATVHNHKDENQVQMWTCSMHPQIMQPEPGDCPICGMELIPAETDAAGLSVDQFKLSENALALANVQTSVVGDGQVEGGVLKLSGKIEENQEDNSVQSSYFSGRIEKLNINFIGEKVNRGQLLATIYAPELVSAQQELITAASLKESQPKLYQAVRNKLKLWKLSEKQIDDIEHSGKVKENFPVYATVSGTVSEKLVSEGDYVKQGQPLLKIANLNTVWAMFDAYENQISQLKVGQEIKVTTNAYPNKDFDAKISFIEPTLATAKRTVGVRAELNNKDGILKPGMFVEGKISGVSSKQENAMLIPKSAVLWTGVRSVVYVKPDSAEPIFEMREVSLGATTNDSYEIISGLRPGEEIVTNGSFTVDAAAQLQGKTSMMNHTGPLEKESTSGTTETVQMKMDLPEAFQKEFLPIIDSYMDLKDAFVTSEVKAVKPKAETMLKQLKSIETKTLHKMEKGHLFRIKDMLVAITESNNIENQRDHFIILSENITAIANNIKVLPQAVYVVKCPMANSNKGAIWLSHSPEVHNPYYGDAMLSCGSVIDTLK, encoded by the coding sequence ATGAAAAAATATATCGTTTACATAGCAATATTATTAGTAGGTCTTTTGTTGGGCTACTTGTTTTTCGGAAATACAAAAGATGTAAATACCCACACAGCCGAAAGCGCAACTGTACACAACCACAAAGATGAAAATCAAGTGCAAATGTGGACCTGCTCTATGCACCCACAAATTATGCAACCTGAACCCGGTGACTGCCCCATCTGCGGGATGGAACTTATTCCCGCCGAAACTGATGCTGCCGGGTTGAGCGTGGACCAATTTAAACTTTCCGAAAATGCCTTGGCTCTTGCTAATGTGCAAACTTCGGTGGTGGGAGATGGGCAAGTTGAGGGGGGCGTCCTGAAACTTTCTGGGAAAATTGAGGAAAACCAAGAGGATAATTCCGTACAAAGTTCCTATTTCTCCGGAAGGATAGAAAAACTGAATATCAATTTCATAGGCGAAAAAGTAAACCGAGGGCAATTGCTTGCCACCATCTATGCGCCCGAATTGGTATCGGCTCAACAAGAACTTATTACCGCTGCCTCTTTAAAAGAATCCCAACCAAAGCTATATCAAGCGGTGCGTAATAAACTAAAACTTTGGAAACTTTCGGAAAAGCAGATAGACGATATCGAACATTCGGGAAAGGTAAAGGAGAATTTCCCCGTTTATGCCACGGTCTCGGGTACGGTTTCAGAAAAATTGGTCAGTGAAGGCGACTATGTAAAACAAGGCCAGCCTTTGCTAAAGATTGCTAACCTTAATACCGTTTGGGCAATGTTTGATGCCTACGAAAATCAAATTTCCCAATTAAAGGTTGGGCAAGAAATAAAAGTGACCACCAACGCCTACCCTAATAAGGACTTTGATGCCAAAATATCCTTTATAGAACCCACCTTGGCAACAGCGAAGCGTACAGTTGGCGTTCGTGCCGAACTAAATAATAAAGATGGAATCCTTAAGCCGGGAATGTTTGTTGAGGGCAAGATTTCAGGTGTAAGTTCAAAACAGGAAAATGCGATGCTCATCCCCAAATCCGCGGTTCTATGGACAGGAGTCCGTTCGGTGGTATATGTAAAACCCGACTCTGCTGAACCTATTTTTGAGATGCGGGAAGTTTCCTTAGGGGCTACCACTAACGATAGTTATGAGATTATTAGTGGTTTACGCCCAGGTGAGGAAATCGTCACCAATGGCAGCTTTACCGTGGATGCTGCTGCACAATTACAGGGCAAGACCTCAATGATGAACCATACAGGACCGTTGGAAAAGGAAAGTACGAGCGGTACTACAGAGACAGTACAGATGAAAATGGACCTACCCGAAGCTTTTCAGAAGGAATTTTTACCGATTATCGACTCCTATATGGATTTAAAAGATGCATTTGTAACCTCTGAAGTAAAAGCGGTTAAGCCAAAGGCCGAAACCATGCTGAAACAACTGAAAAGTATTGAGACAAAGACCTTGCACAAAATGGAGAAAGGCCATCTTTTCAGGATAAAGGATATGCTCGTGGCAATTACAGAGAGCAATAACATCGAGAATCAGCGTGACCATTTTATCATTCTTTCTGAAAATATAACGGCCATTGCAAACAATATTAAGGTATTGCCACAGGCGGTCTATGTAGTTAAATGCCCAATGGCAAATAGCAACAAGGGTGCAATTTGGCTCAGTCATTCTCCTGAGGTCCATAATCCATATTACGGCGATGCCATGCTTAGCTGTGGAAGTGTAATCGATACTTTAAAATAA
- a CDS encoding DUF305 domain-containing protein: protein MASSHQTNKNTYTKFILMLAASFVAMYITMYLNTYEIDHVYFSLTRFYMTCLGISAMAVIMWSVMHKMYRNKKKNAAILLGSLVLFVSALTLVRIQEPVDDILYMKGMIPHHSIAILTSKRANIKDPEVRKLANGIIKTQEKEIAEMKAYIKRLENQND from the coding sequence ATGGCAAGTTCACATCAAACCAATAAAAACACCTATACCAAATTCATTTTAATGCTTGCGGCATCTTTTGTGGCAATGTATATCACGATGTATCTCAATACTTACGAGATAGACCATGTGTACTTCAGCCTTACAAGATTTTATATGACATGTTTGGGTATTTCTGCAATGGCGGTAATAATGTGGTCCGTTATGCACAAAATGTACCGTAATAAAAAGAAGAATGCTGCTATTTTATTAGGTAGCCTAGTGCTTTTCGTTAGCGCGCTCACTTTAGTAAGGATCCAGGAACCCGTTGATGATATTCTGTATATGAAGGGCATGATTCCCCATCATTCCATTGCGATTTTAACCAGCAAAAGAGCCAACATAAAAGATCCTGAAGTTAGAAAACTGGCAAACGGAATTATTAAAACCCAAGAAAAGGAAATCGCTGAGATGAAGGCCTATATAAAAAGGCTGGAGAACCAGAATGATTAA
- a CDS encoding HYC_CC_PP family protein, with translation MKKAISIFLSLLMLASSSGIAYAQHFCSGMEMMSEVTLGEKHLSCGMEEDLDSSCEAEDVHEDHCCQNHITKINTDDNFAKASFDISFQKTFIASFVSVFVLHEVEIASTHKIFFADYSPPPLEQDLNILYDTFLI, from the coding sequence ATGAAAAAAGCCATTTCCATATTCCTTTCCCTTCTTATGCTTGCCAGCAGCTCGGGGATTGCTTATGCCCAGCATTTTTGCAGTGGAATGGAAATGATGTCTGAAGTTACCCTTGGCGAAAAGCATCTTTCCTGCGGAATGGAAGAGGATTTAGATTCTTCCTGCGAAGCCGAAGATGTTCACGAGGACCATTGCTGCCAAAATCATATTACCAAAATTAATACAGACGATAATTTTGCGAAAGCTTCTTTTGATATAAGTTTTCAGAAAACATTTATCGCCTCTTTTGTATCTGTATTTGTACTTCACGAAGTTGAAATAGCTTCCACCCATAAAATATTCTTCGCGGATTATAGTCCGCCACCGCTCGAACAGGATTTGAATATTCTGTACGATACTTTCCTAATTTGA
- a CDS encoding DUF3347 domain-containing protein: MKNVSILFIAFLSLAVISCKDNTKETELEVVTVDNSAEAPKEAYEVAKMEAEFNDPKMEAIFNQYLEVENALINTDAEKTSSESSKLLPMLQEMQVEEPIQNAVSEMAESNDIKVQRENFEELSSGMEKMLQGTLKSGKLYKQFCPMAFNNKGAYWISSGKDILNPYFGDKMLKCGRVDSEIQ, translated from the coding sequence ATGAAAAACGTATCGATTCTTTTTATCGCATTTTTAAGTTTGGCAGTAATCTCTTGTAAAGACAATACTAAGGAAACTGAGCTAGAGGTTGTAACTGTTGATAATAGTGCTGAAGCCCCTAAGGAGGCTTATGAAGTTGCCAAAATGGAAGCGGAATTTAATGACCCGAAAATGGAGGCTATTTTTAATCAGTATCTAGAGGTTGAAAATGCTTTAATAAATACAGATGCGGAAAAGACGAGCTCAGAATCGTCTAAATTATTACCAATGCTTCAGGAAATGCAAGTAGAGGAGCCCATCCAAAATGCAGTTTCCGAGATGGCAGAATCTAATGATATTAAAGTACAGCGCGAAAATTTTGAGGAATTGAGCAGCGGGATGGAGAAAATGCTCCAGGGAACTCTAAAATCTGGAAAGCTTTATAAACAATTTTGTCCTATGGCATTTAATAATAAAGGAGCCTATTGGATTAGTAGCGGGAAAGATATTCTTAATCCATATTTTGGTGATAAAATGCTAAAATGTGGGCGTGTAGATTCTGAAATTCAATAA
- a CDS encoding exosortase F system-associated membrane protein has translation MKRLLRIVGIIICGILLLLVRGFEDNLFYDPLLEFFKGDYTRMPIPEMDVSSLLMGLAFRYFLNTLISLFILWLVFLDRGIIKLSVLLYVVLFALFMVVFTLLIYSLEGTDNLLVLFYVRRFLIQPLFLLILVPAFYFQKQKSA, from the coding sequence GTGAAACGGCTTCTTAGAATTGTAGGCATTATCATTTGCGGTATTCTGCTGCTCCTTGTTCGAGGTTTTGAGGATAATTTGTTTTATGATCCACTTCTCGAATTTTTTAAAGGGGATTATACAAGAATGCCCATTCCAGAAATGGACGTTTCATCACTCTTAATGGGGTTGGCATTCAGATATTTTCTAAATACTTTAATTTCATTATTCATACTCTGGTTGGTTTTTTTGGATAGAGGAATAATCAAACTTTCCGTACTACTTTATGTCGTTCTGTTCGCCCTGTTTATGGTAGTTTTCACGCTTCTTATTTATTCCTTGGAAGGAACCGATAATTTGTTGGTTTTGTTTTATGTAAGAAGATTTCTTATTCAGCCGTTATTTCTTCTTATCCTAGTGCCTGCCTTTTATTTTCAAAAACAAAAATCCGCATGA
- the xrtF gene encoding exosortase family protein XrtF, with amino-acid sequence MKDLFIKYKSVIKFVILFLGTYLVLSALYAYYLKISVNSGYPPDFFTNLVARQSSALLDALGYQPRMEYVPQHKGMFIILEKNYAINIVEGCNAVSVIILFVAFVISFAEKFKKTFFFLLAGAVLIYVVNIFRIAMLAIALYKYPEYQDVLHSVIFPAVIYGMVFLLWIIWVRTLNAKPSK; translated from the coding sequence TTGAAAGACCTTTTTATAAAATACAAATCCGTCATCAAGTTCGTGATTCTGTTTTTAGGAACCTATTTGGTGCTTAGCGCACTATATGCTTATTATTTAAAGATTTCCGTAAACAGTGGATACCCGCCAGATTTCTTTACCAATCTGGTAGCCAGGCAAAGTTCCGCTCTCCTAGATGCCCTGGGATACCAACCAAGGATGGAGTACGTTCCTCAACATAAAGGGATGTTCATAATTCTTGAGAAAAACTATGCAATTAATATTGTGGAAGGCTGTAATGCCGTGAGCGTAATAATTCTTTTTGTCGCTTTTGTCATTTCTTTTGCCGAAAAGTTTAAAAAAACATTTTTCTTTCTTTTGGCAGGGGCAGTTTTAATTTATGTGGTAAATATATTTAGGATAGCAATGCTGGCAATTGCCCTATATAAATATCCTGAATATCAAGATGTGCTACATTCCGTAATATTTCCTGCGGTAATCTATGGTATGGTTTTCTTATTATGGATAATTTGGGTACGGACGTTGAACGCAAAACCTTCTAAGTGA
- a CDS encoding GAF domain-containing protein — protein MPFTSLRPKIKTILANENDEIDSRLTEVCELLQTNIGYYDWVGFYFANEAEKTLHLRAFAGEPTDHTVIPFGKGICGQVAISNSNFVVPDVSAQNNYIACSINVRSEIVVPLFKDEKNIGQIDIDSHIADPFSVEDERFLEWVNEEVAKIL, from the coding sequence ATGCCCTTTACCTCTCTAAGACCAAAGATCAAAACGATTTTAGCCAACGAAAATGACGAAATCGACAGTCGCTTGACCGAGGTTTGTGAATTATTGCAAACTAACATTGGGTATTATGATTGGGTAGGATTCTATTTCGCAAATGAAGCGGAAAAGACTTTGCATCTCCGGGCTTTTGCAGGTGAGCCAACCGATCATACGGTTATCCCTTTCGGAAAAGGTATCTGTGGTCAGGTGGCGATATCAAACTCCAATTTTGTTGTACCCGATGTAAGTGCCCAAAACAATTACATAGCCTGTAGTATTAATGTTAGGTCTGAAATAGTGGTTCCTCTCTTTAAAGATGAAAAAAATATTGGCCAGATAGATATTGACTCCCATATTGCCGATCCATTTTCTGTTGAAGACGAACGATTTTTGGAATGGGTGAACGAAGAAGTTGCGAAGATACTTTAG
- a CDS encoding ABC transporter permease, with product MLIYLRVLKESFNFAINALTNNKLRTFLSLVGVTIGIFSIIAVLAAVDSLKKEIEGSLSGLDKNTMVVMRVNFGPTDIPQWKWQQFPDVTYDEFQYLERNTPNLEYATFALNVPAETVKYEDNQVDNVPVAAVTDSYYFIEALKFDEGRFFNASESNSGSMVVVLGNEIANKLFGGSANAIGKKVRIYGRKFSVIGVLEKEGSGLFGNSKDTAVYLPVNVVRRIYGDNNKMNFAQIVVKPKKGIDIEEFKALLTQQLRTKRGLKPDQISNFFINEMQGLADFIEDITRSMNIIGLIISGFSLLVGGFGIANIMFVSVKERTNLIGIQKSLGAKNKFILFQFLFEAVILAVIGGLIGLVLVYIASIIVSQFTGDFQFILSPWNMFLGTAISAVIGLISGILPAISASKLDPVEAIRTGM from the coding sequence ATGCTAATTTATTTAAGGGTTTTAAAAGAAAGTTTCAATTTCGCCATTAATGCGCTCACTAACAACAAGCTGCGAACTTTTCTTTCGCTTGTGGGTGTTACTATTGGGATTTTTTCCATAATTGCTGTTCTAGCGGCTGTGGATTCCTTGAAAAAGGAAATAGAGGGGAGCCTTAGTGGCCTCGATAAAAATACCATGGTAGTTATGCGTGTTAACTTTGGGCCTACCGATATTCCGCAATGGAAGTGGCAACAGTTCCCAGATGTAACCTATGATGAATTCCAATATTTGGAGCGGAATACTCCTAATCTTGAGTATGCCACTTTTGCTCTTAATGTGCCTGCTGAAACCGTAAAATATGAGGACAATCAAGTGGATAATGTTCCAGTTGCCGCCGTTACGGATAGTTATTACTTTATTGAAGCTCTCAAATTTGATGAAGGGCGGTTTTTTAATGCTTCGGAATCAAATAGTGGCTCTATGGTGGTGGTTTTGGGAAATGAAATTGCAAATAAGCTATTTGGCGGTTCAGCAAATGCCATTGGAAAAAAAGTGAGAATCTATGGGAGGAAATTTTCGGTAATCGGTGTATTGGAAAAAGAAGGGTCTGGGCTTTTCGGAAATTCGAAAGATACCGCTGTTTATCTACCCGTGAATGTGGTACGACGGATTTATGGAGATAACAACAAAATGAATTTTGCCCAAATAGTTGTTAAGCCCAAAAAGGGAATAGACATTGAAGAATTTAAAGCTCTTTTAACTCAGCAGCTTCGCACCAAAAGAGGTTTAAAACCTGATCAAATAAGCAATTTTTTTATTAACGAAATGCAGGGACTGGCAGACTTTATCGAAGATATTACCCGCAGCATGAATATTATAGGGTTAATAATTAGCGGATTTTCTCTTTTGGTAGGTGGGTTCGGGATTGCCAATATTATGTTTGTAAGTGTCAAGGAGCGCACCAATTTAATAGGTATTCAGAAATCCTTAGGAGCAAAAAATAAGTTTATTCTTTTCCAGTTTTTATTTGAAGCGGTTATTCTTGCGGTAATTGGAGGTCTTATTGGGCTGGTTTTGGTTTATATTGCTTCAATAATCGTTTCTCAGTTTACGGGCGATTTCCAGTTTATTCTTTCACCGTGGAATATGTTTCTCGGTACCGCAATTTCGGCAGTTATCGGTTTGATATCAGGAATTCTACCAGCAATCTCAGCATCCAAATTGGATCCTGTGGAGGCCATTAGAACGGGAATGTGA